The following are encoded together in the Phaseolus vulgaris cultivar G19833 chromosome 9, P. vulgaris v2.0, whole genome shotgun sequence genome:
- the LOC137821706 gene encoding probable methyltransferase At1g29790, which translates to MGSVSLKIGDGTARFRRATVCSSAVNILMIFSVITTNLFALFAFTSSPKDLHTHHLLHKNFSLISEQVTLILREIDLSQKKLAQIEKDLLGYESIDLSRNNTANELKLFLHRHHLPLGKDSKTGITEMVSSVGHSCDKSSDLLSQYMSYKVSGPCLNDWSVAQKLVLKGCEPLPRRRCFAKTISKVGLLHPFPTSLWEPPVNNTVNWSGLGCKSFECLKGKKLSRDCIGCFDLVNGYENQKFVKSRSKNDFLVDDVLTLGGGGIRIGLDVGGGSGSFGAVMAERNVTVVTTTLNVGAPFSEFIAARGLFPLFLSLDHRFPFYDNVFDLVRAASGLDGGGRQEKLEFLIFDIDRVLRGGGLFWLDNFYCVDEEKKRVLTRLIERFGYKKLKWVVGEKVDSLGSGKSQAVLSAVLQKPVRV; encoded by the coding sequence ATGGGTTCCGTGTCTCTGAAAATAGGCGACGGAACTGCCAGATTCAGAAGAGCAACCGTGTGTTCCTCCGCAGTTAACATTCTCATGATCTTCTCCGTCATCACCACCAACCTCTTCGCCCTCTTTGCCTTCACTTCTTCCCCAAAAGATCTTCACACACACCACCTTCTTCACAAAAACTTCTCCCTCATCTCCGAACAAGTCACCCTCATTCTACGAGAGATCGATTTGTCGCAAAAGAAACTTGCCCAAAtagaaaaagacctcctcggCTACGAAAGCATTGACCTTTCCCGAAACAACACTGCCAACGAACTCAAACTCTTTCTTCATCGCCACCACCTTCCTCTGGGCAAAGACTCCAAAACTGGAATCACCGAAATGGTCTCATCCGTGGGCCATTCCTGCGACAAATCCTCGGACTTGTTGTCTCAGTACATGAGTTACAAGGTTTCTGGACCCTGCCTCAATGATTGGAGTGTGGCACAGAAACTCGTTTTGAAAGGGTGTGAGCCTTTACCGAGAAGAAGGTGTTTTGCTAAAACTATTTCCAAGGTGGGTCTTCTACACCCTTTTCCCACATCGCTTTGGGAACCTCCAGTTAACAACACTGTTAACTGGAGTGGTTTAGGTTGCAAGAGTTTTGAGTGTTTGAAGGGTAAGAAACTGAGTAGAGATTGCATTGGTTGCTTTGATTTGGTTAATGGGTATGAGAATCAGAAGTTTGTGAAGTCTAGGAGTAAGAATGATTTTCTAGTTGATGATGTGTTAACTTTGGGAGGTGGTGGAATTAGGATAGGGCTTGATGTTGGAGGTGGGTCTGGGTCCTTTGGTGCTGTGATGGCCGAGAGGAATGTTACTGTGGTTACTACCACTTTAAATGTCGGTGCTCCATTCAGTGAATTCATTGCTGCACGAGGACTTTTCCCTCTATTTTTGAGCTTGGATCACAGGTTCCCGTTTTATGACAATGTGTTTGATTTGGTGCGTGCTGCGAGTGGTTTGGATGGTGGGGGGAGGCAGGAGAAGTTGGAGTTTTTGATATTTGATATTGATCGTGTTTTGCGGGGCGGTGGTTTGTTTTGGCTGGATAACTTCTACTGTGTTGATGAAGAGAAGAAAAGGGTGTTAACTAGGTTGATTGAACGGTTTGGGTACAAAAAGTTGAAGTGGGTTGTGGGAGAAAAGGTTGATAGTCTTGGATCAGGTAAGTCACAGGCTGTGTTATCAGCAGTGCTTCAAAAGCCTGTGAGAGTGTAA